From the Panulirus ornatus isolate Po-2019 chromosome 46, ASM3632096v1, whole genome shotgun sequence genome, one window contains:
- the spz6 gene encoding uncharacterized protein spz6, translating to MLRLLAMVLLLLLAVVVKEGASQEYTETSDYPEGYYAFEESPSKTPPKVRKPPYLQSKVPCPGTLETKEEREQSLNNLCGDLNDGLLPLNPMGQAVLGHSYPFELIKNMSLDFFSKTLPILKEDKTLPKVAKLRSRNVPLRDQFRVIRRPIRSVKQEEEEKTTTTFEDKAIKTKETQKVASAGDVKTEGRSLAAEDSMQARAARAFCDDNWGLFCLLYNAMSGKSSSDNVVQDRNDDGFVGSLNSLSGGMQPLTPCPSAVEYVTPVFARNYQGVWRYVVQIPYEGYFTQTVEVTQCLSSKCHYLSGSCLASPRWVSLLVAEVYYPDTLFPAAPTRPDFSRAAVASDAPPGSQYQNFRQRQGPPRSEAPAQHYCDGHDEIGCFQVRLYYDWFLIPGSCKCWKQDYFAQFAYRK from the exons gtgttgctgctcctgctggcggtggtggtgaaggagggggcgtCACAGGAGTACACTGAGACGTCCGACTACCCTGAGGGGTATTACGCCTTCGAGGAGTCGCCAAGCAAGACGCCTCCGAAGGTCCGCAAGCCGCCGTACCTACAGTCCAAGGTTCCTTGCCCAG GGACGCTGGAGACCAAGGAGGAGCGGGAACAATCTCTTAACAACCTGTGTGGCGACCTCAACGACGGCCTCCTGCCCCTCAACCCCATGGGTCAGGCCGTGCTAGGTCACTCCTATCCCTT TGAGCTCATCAAGAACATGAGCCTCGACTTCTTCAGCAAGACACTGCCCATCCTGAAGGAAGACAAGACCCTCCCTAAAGTGGCCAAGCTCAGAAGCAGGAATGTTCCCCTCAG GGACCAGTTCCGTGTCATCCGTCGTCCTATCCGGTCAGTgaagcaagaggaggaagagaagactaCCACAACCTTTGAAGATAAGGCCATCAAGACGAAGGAGACGCAGAAGGTGGCGAGCGCGGGGGATGTGAAAACTGAGGGCAGGTCGCTGGCCGCTGAGGACAGCATGCAAGCCAGGGCCGCCCGGGCCTTCTGTGACGACAACTGGGGACT GTTCTGCCTTCTGTACAACGCCATGTCTGGCAAGAGCTCCAGCGACAATGTAGTGCAGGACCGCAACGACGACGGCTTCGTGGGTTCTCTGAACAGCCTCTCTGGGGGTATGCAGCCGCTGACGCCCTGCCCCTCCGCCGTGGAGTACGTCACGCCCGTCTTCGCCAGGAACTACCAAGGCGTCTGGCGCTACGTCGTCCAGATCCCTTACGAGGGTTACTTCACCCAGACCGTCGAGGTCACTCAGTGTCT GTCGAGCAAGTGCCACTACCTGTCCGGCTCGTGCCTGGCATCGCCACGATGGGTCTCCCTACTGGTGGCTGAGGTCTACTACCCAGACACCCTCTTCCCCGCCGCCCCTACACGCCCAGACTTCAG CCGTGCGGCCGTGGCGTCCGACGCTCCTCCTGGTTCCCAGTACCAGAACTTCCGACAACGCCAAGGTCCTCCTCGATCTGAGGCGCCCGCCCAGCACTACTGTGACGGACATGACGAGATCGGCTGCTTCCAG GTCCGTCTCTACTACGACTGGTTCCTCATCCCGGGCTCCTGCAAGTGCTGGAAGCAAGATTACTTCGCGCAGTTCGCCTACAGGAAATAA